One Desulfurellaceae bacterium DNA window includes the following coding sequences:
- the yajC gene encoding preprotein translocase subunit YajC yields MGSLAYAQEGAAAAGPGPLVQFLPLLLVFAVFYFLLIRPQQQKAKAHKAMLGNLKRNDEVVTAGGLHGKIVEIGETDVRLEIASNVRVRIDRSRIETLLDGKARKDSKEGRGGKEKG; encoded by the coding sequence ATGGGAAGTCTAGCCTATGCCCAAGAGGGAGCCGCCGCTGCCGGCCCCGGTCCGTTGGTCCAGTTTCTGCCCCTGCTGCTGGTCTTTGCGGTGTTTTATTTTCTGTTGATCCGACCTCAGCAACAAAAGGCCAAAGCCCATAAAGCCATGCTGGGGAATCTGAAACGCAACGACGAAGTTGTCACGGCCGGGGGCTTGCACGGGAAAATCGTCGAAATCGGAGAGACCGATGTCAGGCTCGAAATTGCGTCCAATGTCCGCGTCCGGATTGACCGTTCGCGGATTGAAACCCTGCTGGACGGCAAAGCCAGAAAAGACTCCAAAGAAGGCCGGGGCGGGAAGGAGAAGGGATGA
- the secD gene encoding protein translocase subunit SecD, producing the protein MTSIGYRIALVAGLTVWALVYLMPSLTAVPGWWRTILPTSQIRLGLDLRGGTHLLLEIDLDEALRNNLDRTIAEIQRAFDDASIRGVTLSRDNHTLRLRAPDQDTRNQVQTVLSEQFPNLVQTPAGDGQMTLVYDSRQVRTLHEYAIDQTLETLRNRIDQFGVTEPIVQRQTDQFSGEEQVVVQLPGIQDAARAKRLIGQTAVLEFKLVADASAQGAGTVTLRGQDRDPLSGEVITSEYTLEERTLMTGEAVADARVRPSVDIEGPYVELVLSSTGSRVFEEITGANVGRQLAIILDNTVYSAPRINERIGGGRAAITGSFDIKEARDLAIVLRAGALPAPVTIAEERTVGPSLGQDSIRQGVRSFIIGGIIVVVFMIIYYRLAGVLTDVAVGLNILYLLAALAMFEATLTLPGIAGIILTVGMAVDANVLINERMREELRRGKSARAAVESGYENARPAILDSNITTFLSGLILFQFGSGPIRGFAVTLCIGIVSTVFTAVVVTRIVYDYFLSRRRLVELSV; encoded by the coding sequence ATGACCAGCATCGGGTATCGGATCGCTCTGGTTGCCGGTCTGACCGTATGGGCGCTCGTCTATCTGATGCCCTCGCTGACGGCTGTGCCCGGCTGGTGGCGCACCATACTCCCCACCAGCCAGATCCGGCTGGGACTCGATCTGCGGGGAGGCACCCATCTTCTGCTGGAGATCGACCTGGACGAGGCGCTCAGGAACAATCTCGACCGGACCATTGCCGAGATTCAGCGCGCCTTTGACGACGCGTCGATTCGTGGAGTGACCCTCAGCCGTGATAATCACACGCTGCGTCTGCGGGCGCCCGACCAGGACACCAGAAATCAGGTCCAGACCGTGCTGTCCGAGCAGTTTCCCAATCTGGTGCAGACGCCGGCCGGAGATGGCCAGATGACGTTGGTCTATGACAGCCGTCAGGTCCGCACCTTGCACGAATACGCCATCGATCAGACGCTTGAGACGCTACGCAACCGGATTGACCAGTTCGGGGTGACCGAGCCGATTGTCCAGCGCCAGACCGACCAGTTCAGCGGAGAGGAACAGGTTGTCGTCCAGCTGCCCGGCATCCAGGACGCCGCGCGGGCCAAACGGCTCATCGGTCAGACTGCGGTGCTGGAGTTCAAGCTGGTAGCCGATGCCAGCGCGCAGGGGGCGGGTACCGTCACCCTGCGCGGACAGGATCGCGATCCGCTCTCGGGCGAGGTGATTACCTCCGAGTATACGCTTGAGGAACGGACCTTGATGACCGGGGAGGCGGTTGCCGACGCGCGGGTGCGTCCCAGCGTTGATATCGAGGGACCGTACGTTGAGTTGGTGCTGAGCAGCACCGGCTCCCGGGTGTTTGAAGAAATCACGGGCGCCAATGTCGGGCGCCAACTGGCCATCATTCTTGACAATACCGTGTACTCGGCGCCCCGTATCAATGAACGCATCGGCGGCGGCCGGGCCGCGATCACGGGCAGCTTTGATATCAAAGAAGCCCGTGACTTGGCCATTGTCCTGCGGGCCGGAGCGCTGCCGGCCCCGGTCACTATTGCCGAAGAGCGAACTGTCGGTCCTTCGCTCGGTCAGGACTCCATCCGCCAGGGGGTGCGCTCCTTCATTATCGGCGGGATCATCGTGGTCGTGTTCATGATCATTTACTACAGGCTGGCCGGGGTGCTGACCGATGTTGCGGTGGGGCTCAATATTCTGTACCTGCTGGCCGCCCTGGCCATGTTTGAGGCTACCCTGACCCTGCCCGGCATTGCCGGGATCATTCTGACGGTCGGCATGGCGGTTGATGCCAATGTGCTGATCAACGAGCGGATGCGGGAGGAACTGCGGCGCGGCAAGAGCGCCCGGGCCGCAGTCGAGTCCGGCTATGAAAACGCCCGTCCGGCGATCCTGGACTCCAATATCACGACCTTTCTGTCCGGCTTGATTCTGTTCCAGTTTGGCTCGGGACCGATCCGCGGCTTTGCCGTCACGCTGTGCATCGGGATTGTGAGTACCGTCTTTACTGCGGTAGTGGTGACCCGGATAGTCTACGACTATTTCTTATCCAGGCGTCGCCTGGTGGAGCTGAGTGTCTAG